Genomic window (Kangiella profundi):
ATTTGCTGCTCGACCTGTTTGGCTTTATCAAGCTGTTGCTGCTTATAGTCTGACAGCAGTTTATCAGATTCTTTTTCTTCATTTGAGCAAGCACTTAATGACAGCGCGATTATAATTAATAGTAGCCACTTTTGCATAATAGAACTCCTAAGAAATCAGATGAGCTTTATGATAGCGCAGTTACTGAGTCGAAGTCTTGAGACAGGGTGCAATTATTGTTGATTAGGTTTTTCCGTTAAATTATATTATAATTTGCTAATATATAAATTCAGAAAACCTCATGGCCACTTCAAGTTTTAACCAGCCGATCCTGATACCGCTTAGTTGGGCAAGAGGGGCTGCTCTATTTCTACAGGTGCTTTATCTATTTTGGCTACAACAGCTGCCTTCACCTGTTATCTGGGTCATTCTATCCGCCCAGGCAGCAATACTCTTGCATACTCTGGTAGTCTATCGCACAAGTGTTAGTGAGCAGGCAATATTTATTGCTCTATTACTCGATGCTTTGTTACTGATTACTTATGTCTATCTTACGGGAGGCATAGCTAATCCACTGATTTCACTACTGTTGTTACCGGTGGCGACAGCTTCTTTAATGCTAAGACCCCGCTATGCGTTGAGCCTATTACTGATTGCAATTGCCGGATATACCTTACTCATGAGCCCGGTTTCCGAACATCAGGCGCACCAAAGCTTTAACTCACACCTGGTTGGCATGTGGTTGGTGTTCATAGCCAGCGCTGTATTGCTTTACTACCTGGTTGTGCGGCTGGTAGCGGCTACTCGTGCTCAACAACAGCAATTGGAGCAACAGAAACAAAGGCAGCTCAGGGACGATTACTTATTGGCACTGGGGGTGTCTGCAGCAGATGCTGCACATCAGCTGAATACCCCATTATCAAGTCTGGCAGTTTTGCTTGATGATATGCCTGATTCATATGATAAAAGATTAATGGAGCAGCAGGTTAGTCGTTGTAAGGATATTACCCGAAATATTCAGCAGCAGTTTGAACAACTCAAGCAACGTCAATATCAAACTCTGACCGTCAAGGAGTTACTCAGTCAGATTGCTTCCAGTTTCCGATTGATACACCCTGATATTAGGCTGGAGCGGGTTGATACTGACAACTCCAGCTTGAAATTTGCAGAATATTGTCTTGATAGTCACCTTGGCTTTATTAGCGCCATTCTGAATCTGATGGATAATGCGGCCAGAGCTTCAATACAGAATTCTCAACAACGTATTCAACTAATGTCCGAAATTATTAAATCTGATAGCGAGCAGCCGTTGTTACTGTTAAGAGTATTGGATTATGGGGATGGCGTGGGTCAACAGCAGATGCAATCCTATGGATTAATTCCCAGCCAACAGTCTCAGCAGGGTATGGGCACCGGCAGTCTGATCTCAAATGCGAGTATCGAACTGATGGGCGGCAACATAAATATTGACAATCATGCACAGGGGGCGGTGGTGACTATAAGTTTGCCTCTTATCAGTAAACCCCAGTCAGCGCCCAGAGGTAGACAATGAAGAAGAAATTGCTACTGATTGAGGATGATGCAGTGTTTGCTCAGGTGCTGCAAAACTCACTTCAGAAGAGGGGGTTGGAGTGCAAGCATCTTAACTCCTTGCAACAGCTAGAGCAGCTTAATGAAAAGGATGCTTTTGATTATGTGGTGCTGGATCTGTATTTTGATGGTGACTCTGGGTTGACCGTGTTACCACAGATAAGACAAAACTATCCAAGGGCAAGTATTTTAGTGTTGACCGGTTATGCCAGTATTGCCACCACCGTGCAATCAATTAAGTTGGGTGCCGACAACTATCTGCCCAAGCCAGCCAATGCCAGCCAGATTATGGCTGCCCTGACTCAAGCCCCAATGACAAACTCCACTCATGACCTTGGCCAGGAGATGATAGAACAGTCAGGTGCTGAACTCGCAGGTCAACCCAGAGAGCAACCCAGTGAGCCCGATGTGTTATCCGTTGATCGATTACAGTGGGAACACATTCAGTCAGTTCTCGCTCACCATCAGGGTAATATTTCAGCAACCGCTAGAGCATTAGGTATGCACAGAAGGACACTACAGAGGAAAT
Coding sequences:
- a CDS encoding ATP-binding protein; translated protein: MATSSFNQPILIPLSWARGAALFLQVLYLFWLQQLPSPVIWVILSAQAAILLHTLVVYRTSVSEQAIFIALLLDALLLITYVYLTGGIANPLISLLLLPVATASLMLRPRYALSLLLIAIAGYTLLMSPVSEHQAHQSFNSHLVGMWLVFIASAVLLYYLVVRLVAATRAQQQQLEQQKQRQLRDDYLLALGVSAADAAHQLNTPLSSLAVLLDDMPDSYDKRLMEQQVSRCKDITRNIQQQFEQLKQRQYQTLTVKELLSQIASSFRLIHPDIRLERVDTDNSSLKFAEYCLDSHLGFISAILNLMDNAARASIQNSQQRIQLMSEIIKSDSEQPLLLLRVLDYGDGVGQQQMQSYGLIPSQQSQQGMGTGSLISNASIELMGGNINIDNHAQGAVVTISLPLISKPQSAPRGRQ
- a CDS encoding response regulator transcription factor; the encoded protein is MKKKLLLIEDDAVFAQVLQNSLQKRGLECKHLNSLQQLEQLNEKDAFDYVVLDLYFDGDSGLTVLPQIRQNYPRASILVLTGYASIATTVQSIKLGADNYLPKPANASQIMAALTQAPMTNSTHDLGQEMIEQSGAELAGQPREQPSEPDVLSVDRLQWEHIQSVLAHHQGNISATARALGMHRRTLQRKLSKKPKNK